The following proteins are encoded in a genomic region of Plasmodium cynomolgi strain B DNA, scaffold: 0022, whole genome shotgun sequence:
- a CDS encoding hypothetical protein (putative) yields MDIKRLGPMEKNRLEEWTKSDWKVKENKYWTDWEKKTPWKEYLYIIKMTKWLKWKERLKRERKHWIELTEKIENMYIIQNHMDWEKWKMIKSQCMTEKSRNLYFDQ; encoded by the exons ATGGATATTAAAAGATTGGGACCtatggaaaaaaacagattagAGGAATGGACCAAGAGTGACTGGAAAgttaaggaaaataaatactGGACAGACtgggaaaagaaaacccCCTGGAAAGAGTATTTgtatatcataaaaatgaccaaatggttgaaatggaaagaaagaCTCAAGAGAGAAAGAAAACATTGGATAGAATTGACAGAAAAGAttgaaaatatgtatataattcaAAACCACATGGattgggaaaaatggaaaatgataaaatcaC AATGTATGACTGAAAAATCAAGGAATTTATATTTCGATCAGTAG